In the genome of Lentimicrobium sp. L6, the window AAATATGGTTCCGTTAAATCCTGATACGCTGCAGCTTCCTACTTTGGAGCCATTCATACTTGTCCAGCTTGGGCTATTGGTTTCTCCGTAAGGTAAATTTCCTCTTTTACCATTCACATAACCATCGGTAGGCACAATGTGAATAATGTCGGTAACCATTGGACTTGAATCATCAAACCAACTTTTAGGAAATGAATGCTCTCTATTATAGCAATCGTTTTCACTATTATAGTTTCCACATTGGTTAGTACCAAAAGTATATTCATAAGGAGGAGTGCCATCAGGAACGTCGGAATACATATCCCAAACCTTTCCATTGGGTTTGTCGTCTGTAGTATAATAATGGTCCCATAAAGAGCCATAAGACTGAATATTATGGTCTTTGATGATATTGTAAAGCTCCGTTTTTAGGTTTTCCCCTGTAAGACCTTGGGCATCATCGTAATAACCTGAAGGTATTTGAGCGATAGCAAATATTGAAAACAAGTAACTAATCGTTACTAAAAAGTATGTTTTTTTCATATGATGAAATTTAGAATCGTAATCACTAATATTAAGAATCCTCCGGCTAGTTTACTGCTTCTTCCAAGCCTTACTGGCTTATAATGACTACCAAAAAACAATCCCATTTGACTGAGGAGGAGTGAGGCAGTGAATAAAATAATAATTGGAGCATTACTATCTAGTCCTAGAAAACCTAATCCTAGAAATACAAGAAATATACTAAATGAGGAGGCCAAAGCCAATGACCAAACTATCTTGTTGTCTTCCACTAGAAAAGTTCGTTCTTCATTTTTTATCTTTTTGGCATCGGTCATCATTCGAACTGCCACAAAAGCTATAAATAATTGACCCGCAATATTTGAAAAGTCAGAGATTAATGGGCTGATTAAAAAAGAAAATCCAAATGCAATAACAGCAGCTAGACCATTTACAATTGAAAAAATCAAACTGATTTTAATAGTTTCCGTCCATTTGTATGGATGAAGTGTTACACCTCCGGCTATGGATAAAAAGAAAATATCCATGAGTACTAATACGGGGACTATATATGTTATTATTTCTTGCATCATAAAAAGGGATGCAAAAGTAATAAAAAATATGGGTCATTAAGTCTCGAACTCAAATGGTTTTAAAACTTAAAAAAAGACTCATAAATTAACAAATTAAGAATAACTAAAGCTACTCCCATCCAGAAACTCTCTAAGTATTGAAGTAGGAGGGATCTCTTTAGTGAAAATAGGTTTAATATAGGATAGGAACTTTAAAAGCCTTCTGGCTTCGGAGTATTCTGGAACTACTGGGGGTACGGCTCTTAAAATAGGTTCTGCCCATATTTTTAGCACCCCCAATTCGTATAATAAAGCGGTATTAAACATTACATCGGCTTCTTCCTGGAATGGAAAAATATGGGTTTCTTCACCATTTCTAACGCTTGCCCATCGTTGAAGGGTGTCTAATGCTGAGTAATTTCGGTAATTATGGTCTCTTACAATTCTTCTGATTAGTCTGTTATCTGTGGTAGGTATTCTGTTGGTAGAATCGATACTTAAAGGTGTTAAAGCCGATACGTATATTTTAAATTTTCGATTGTTAGGAATCATTTCGGATAGCATGGGATTTAAGCCATGGATACCTTCAACCAATAGAATGCTATTTTCTTTTAATTTAAGTTTGGAACCATCGTAGAATTTTTTGCCTGTTGCAAAAGAAAATTTAGGAAGGTCTATTTCTTTTCCGTCAAACAAATCCAAAAGATTATTGTTGAAGAGTTTGATATCTAAAGCATGAGGGTTTTCAAAATCGAGTTCACCATTTTCATCTTTTGGAGTCAACTCTCTTTCCACAAAATAATTGTCCATAGAAAGAACAATAGGATCGATGCCTATGACATTGAGTTGAATAGAGAGTCGTTTAGCAAATGTAGTTTTCCCAGAAGAAGACGGGCCTGAGATAAGTATGAGTTTTAGGTCTTGTCTTCTCTTTCCTACCCTTTCAGCTATACTGGCTATTTTTTTTTCTTGCAGTGCTTCAGATATTTTAATGACTTGTCCAACCTTTTTTTCTTGTGTAGCTGTGTTTAACTGCCCTACGTTTGGAATTCCAATAATGTTTACCCAATCCTTAAATTCGCTGAAAGCTTCGAAGAGTTTGGGTTGATTGATAACCTCCTCCAGTTCGTTCGGATTTTCTGTTTTTGGCGGTAATAAAAGCATTCCATCGTGATAAGCCAGTAAATCGAATACTTGAATATAGGAGGTGGAGGGAACTAAATATCCATAAAAATAATTAACGACCCCATCCATTTGATAAACGGAACTGTAGAATTGTTGACGAGTTTTAATGAGTTCGCATTTGTCATACAATTTATACTCTTCAAATATCTTGATGGCATCTTCAGTAGGGATTTCCTCCCGGTTAAAACTAAAATCAGCAGCAACTGTTTTCTGCATTTCTAATTTTAGTTGGGCAGTAATGTCTTTATAGTTAGATTCTTCATCGATACCTTCGAGTTTGCAATAGAAGCCATTGGATACAGAGTGCTTAATTTTTAATTTGGCTTCGGGAAACATGTCCCGCACCGCTTTAAATAAAATAAAAGACAGGGAACGCATATACATTCTCTTGCCATCGGGATGTGTATAGTCGATAAATCGAACTCTTTTGGGTTTGTATATGGCATAGTCCAATTCTTTCAAACTATTATTGAGCATAGCGCCAAGAATGGGGTATTTTGTCTTTGGTTTTTCTTTTTCAAGGATTTCTAATAAAGTAGTTCCAATGGGATAGTTTTTCTCTACTTCTTTATTTTCACAATATATTTTTATTTGCTTTAGCTCTTTCATAGTGTATAATTCTGAATTCGTAATATTTATCTAAGATACGGATTTATCATTTTGAGGAGGCTAATTTCTGAAAAGACTTTGTTAATCTTTAATAATTGCAGAAGATTTTTCTATTTTTGTGACATGAAGCGATTAAAATACTTGATTTCCTTTACATTATCTTTATTAATTTTCATGGCTATTGGTTTTACTCCAGCCGATTGTGTACCTGAAGATGGTAAAGAAAGCTGTGATGTTCCTGAGCTTAATAGTGGAGATGAGAAGATAGATTTCGAAAACTGCACCTATAAAGGTTTTCCATTGCATGGGAAGATTAAATTCGTGGATAATTTCCCTGATATTAAGATAAAGATCGTAGACAATTTCCCAGATCTTAAAGTTAAGATGGTAGAGAACTTCCCTGATGATTGTGGGGAATGGAGAGTGGTGGAAAATTTTCCAGATGT includes:
- a CDS encoding manganese efflux pump; amino-acid sequence: MMQEIITYIVPVLVLMDIFFLSIAGGVTLHPYKWTETIKISLIFSIVNGLAAVIAFGFSFLISPLISDFSNIAGQLFIAFVAVRMMTDAKKIKNEERTFLVEDNKIVWSLALASSFSIFLVFLGLGFLGLDSNAPIIILFTASLLLSQMGLFFGSHYKPVRLGRSSKLAGGFLILVITILNFII
- a CDS encoding nucleoside kinase, with translation MKELKQIKIYCENKEVEKNYPIGTTLLEILEKEKPKTKYPILGAMLNNSLKELDYAIYKPKRVRFIDYTHPDGKRMYMRSLSFILFKAVRDMFPEAKLKIKHSVSNGFYCKLEGIDEESNYKDITAQLKLEMQKTVAADFSFNREEIPTEDAIKIFEEYKLYDKCELIKTRQQFYSSVYQMDGVVNYFYGYLVPSTSYIQVFDLLAYHDGMLLLPPKTENPNELEEVINQPKLFEAFSEFKDWVNIIGIPNVGQLNTATQEKKVGQVIKISEALQEKKIASIAERVGKRRQDLKLILISGPSSSGKTTFAKRLSIQLNVIGIDPIVLSMDNYFVERELTPKDENGELDFENPHALDIKLFNNNLLDLFDGKEIDLPKFSFATGKKFYDGSKLKLKENSILLVEGIHGLNPMLSEMIPNNRKFKIYVSALTPLSIDSTNRIPTTDNRLIRRIVRDHNYRNYSALDTLQRWASVRNGEETHIFPFQEEADVMFNTALLYELGVLKIWAEPILRAVPPVVPEYSEARRLLKFLSYIKPIFTKEIPPTSILREFLDGSSFSYS